The Equus quagga isolate Etosha38 chromosome 2, UCLA_HA_Equagga_1.0, whole genome shotgun sequence genome has a window encoding:
- the POLE2 gene encoding DNA polymerase epsilon subunit 2 isoform X2, producing MAPERLRSRALSAFKLRGLLLRGEAIKYLTEALQSVSEVELEDALEKIIDAVEKQPLSSNMIERSAVEAAVQECSQSVDETIEHIFNIIGAFDIPRFVYNSERKKFLPLLMTNHPAPNLFGTARDKAELFRERYTILHQRTHRHELFTPPVIGSHPDESGSKFQLKTIETLLGSTTKIGDVIVLGMITQLKEGKFFLEDPTGTVQLDLSKAQFHSGLYTESCFVLAEGWFEDQVFHVNAFGFPPTEPSSTTRAYYGNINFFGGPSNTSVKTSAKLKQLEDENKDAMFVFLSDVWLDQVEVLEKLHTMFSGYSPAPPTCFILCGNFSSAPYGKNQVQALKDSLKTLADIICEYPSIHQSSRFVFVPGPEDPGFGSILPRPPLAESITSEFRQRVPFSVFTTNPCRIQYCTQEIIVFREDLVNKMCRNCVRFPSSNLDIPNHFVKTILSQGHLTPLPLYVCPVYWAYDYALRVYPVPDLLVIADKYDPFTLTNTECICMNPGSFPRSGFSFKVFYPSNKTVEDSKLQGF from the exons ATGGCGCCGGAGCGCCTGCGGAGCCGCGCACTGTCAGCCTTCAAGCTGCGCGGCCTGCTCCTTCGCGG TGAGGCGATTAAGTACCTCACAGAGGCTCTTCAGTCTGTCAGTGAAGTAGAGCTTGAAGATGCGCTGGAAAAGATCATCGATGCGGTTGAAAAGCAGCCCT tgTCATCAAACATGATCGAACGATCTGCAGTGGAGGCGGCCGTCCAGGAGTGCAGTCAGTCTGTGGATGAAACTAT agaacatattttcaatATCATAGGAGCATTTGATATTCCACGCTTTGTGTacaattcagagagaaaaaagtttcttCC tCTTTTAATGACCAACCACCCTGCACCAAATTTATTTGGAACAGCAAGAGATAAAGCAGAGCTGTTTCGTGAACGATATACCATTTTGCACCAG cgGACCCATAGACATGAATTATTTACTCCTCCAGTGATTGGTTCTCACCCTGATGAAAGCGGAAGCAAATTCCAG cttaaaacaatagaaaccCTATTGGGCAGTACAACCAAAATCGGAGACGTGATTGTTCTTGGAATGATAACCCAGTTAAAAGAA gggAAATTTTTTCTGGAAGATCCCACAGGAACAGTACAGCTGGATCTTAGTAAAGCT CAGTTCCACAGTGGGTTGTACACAGAGTCATGCTTCGTCTTGGCGGAAG GTTGGTTTGAAGACCAAGTATTTCACGTCAATGCCTTTGGATTCCCGCCCACTGAACCGTCTAGTACTACCAG GGCATACtatggaaatattaatttttttggagGGCCTTCTAACACATCTGTGAAGACTTCTGCAAAACTGAAGCAGCTGGAAGATGAGAATAAAGATGCCatgtttgtgtttctgtctgaTGTCTGGTTGGACCAAGTAGAAGTGTTGGAAAAACTGCACACCATGTTTTCTG GTTATTCACCAGCTCCTCCAACCTGCTTTATTCTGTGTGGTAATTTCTCATCTGCACCATATGGAAAAAATCAAGTTCAAGCTTTGAAAG attccCTGAAAACTTTGGCAGATATAATATGTGAATATCCAAGTATTCACCAAAG TAGTCGTTTTGTGTTTGTACCTGGTCCAGAGGATCCCGGATTTGGTTCCATCTTACCAAG GCCACCACTTGCTGAAAGCATCACCAGTGAATTCAGACAGAGAGTACCATTTTCAGTTTTCACTACTAATCCTTGCAG aattCAGTATTGTACGCAAGAAATTATTGTCTTTCGTGAAGACTTAGTGAATAAAATGTGCAGAAACTGTGTCCGTTTTCCTAGTAGCAATTTGGATATTCCTAATCAT TTTGTAAAGACCATCTTATCCCAGGGACACCTGACTCCTCTCCCGCTGTATGTGTGCCCCGTGTACTGGGCATATGACTACGCTCTGAGGGTGTATCCTGTGCCCGATCTGCTCGTCATCGCAGACAAATATGATCCTTTCACTCTGACCAACACCGAATGCATCTGCATGAACCCG
- the POLE2 gene encoding DNA polymerase epsilon subunit 2 isoform X1 yields MAPERLRSRALSAFKLRGLLLRGEAIKYLTEALQSVSEVELEDALEKIIDAVEKQPLSSNMIERSAVEAAVQECSQSVDETIEHIFNIIGAFDIPRFVYNSERKKFLPLLMTNHPAPNLFGTARDKAELFRERYTILHQRTHRHELFTPPVIGSHPDESGSKFQLKTIETLLGSTTKIGDVIVLGMITQLKEGKFFLEDPTGTVQLDLSKAQFHSGLYTESCFVLAEGWFEDQVFHVNAFGFPPTEPSSTTRAYYGNINFFGGPSNTSVKTSAKLKQLEDENKDAMFVFLSDVWLDQVEVLEKLHTMFSGYSPAPPTCFILCGNFSSAPYGKNQVQALKDSLKTLADIICEYPSIHQSSRFVFVPGPEDPGFGSILPRPPLAESITSEFRQRVPFSVFTTNPCRIQYCTQEIIVFREDLVNKMCRNCVRFPSSNLDIPNHFVKTILSQGHLTPLPLYVCPVYWAYDYALRVYPVPDLLVIADKYDPFTLTNTECICMNPAFFSLKGSFPRSGFSFKVFYPSNKTVEDSKLQGF; encoded by the exons ATGGCGCCGGAGCGCCTGCGGAGCCGCGCACTGTCAGCCTTCAAGCTGCGCGGCCTGCTCCTTCGCGG TGAGGCGATTAAGTACCTCACAGAGGCTCTTCAGTCTGTCAGTGAAGTAGAGCTTGAAGATGCGCTGGAAAAGATCATCGATGCGGTTGAAAAGCAGCCCT tgTCATCAAACATGATCGAACGATCTGCAGTGGAGGCGGCCGTCCAGGAGTGCAGTCAGTCTGTGGATGAAACTAT agaacatattttcaatATCATAGGAGCATTTGATATTCCACGCTTTGTGTacaattcagagagaaaaaagtttcttCC tCTTTTAATGACCAACCACCCTGCACCAAATTTATTTGGAACAGCAAGAGATAAAGCAGAGCTGTTTCGTGAACGATATACCATTTTGCACCAG cgGACCCATAGACATGAATTATTTACTCCTCCAGTGATTGGTTCTCACCCTGATGAAAGCGGAAGCAAATTCCAG cttaaaacaatagaaaccCTATTGGGCAGTACAACCAAAATCGGAGACGTGATTGTTCTTGGAATGATAACCCAGTTAAAAGAA gggAAATTTTTTCTGGAAGATCCCACAGGAACAGTACAGCTGGATCTTAGTAAAGCT CAGTTCCACAGTGGGTTGTACACAGAGTCATGCTTCGTCTTGGCGGAAG GTTGGTTTGAAGACCAAGTATTTCACGTCAATGCCTTTGGATTCCCGCCCACTGAACCGTCTAGTACTACCAG GGCATACtatggaaatattaatttttttggagGGCCTTCTAACACATCTGTGAAGACTTCTGCAAAACTGAAGCAGCTGGAAGATGAGAATAAAGATGCCatgtttgtgtttctgtctgaTGTCTGGTTGGACCAAGTAGAAGTGTTGGAAAAACTGCACACCATGTTTTCTG GTTATTCACCAGCTCCTCCAACCTGCTTTATTCTGTGTGGTAATTTCTCATCTGCACCATATGGAAAAAATCAAGTTCAAGCTTTGAAAG attccCTGAAAACTTTGGCAGATATAATATGTGAATATCCAAGTATTCACCAAAG TAGTCGTTTTGTGTTTGTACCTGGTCCAGAGGATCCCGGATTTGGTTCCATCTTACCAAG GCCACCACTTGCTGAAAGCATCACCAGTGAATTCAGACAGAGAGTACCATTTTCAGTTTTCACTACTAATCCTTGCAG aattCAGTATTGTACGCAAGAAATTATTGTCTTTCGTGAAGACTTAGTGAATAAAATGTGCAGAAACTGTGTCCGTTTTCCTAGTAGCAATTTGGATATTCCTAATCAT TTTGTAAAGACCATCTTATCCCAGGGACACCTGACTCCTCTCCCGCTGTATGTGTGCCCCGTGTACTGGGCATATGACTACGCTCTGAGGGTGTATCCTGTGCCCGATCTGCTCGTCATCGCAGACAAATATGATCCTTTCACTCTGACCAACACCGAATGCATCTGCATGAACCCG